TCGGTTCACGGCCTGAACGGCCCGCGCCCCAACCGGGTCCGGACCGAAAGTTCACGGCCTGAACGGCCCGCGCCCCAACTGGGTCCGGACCGAGACCACTTCGGGGTTCACCAGCGAGCGCCGCTGCCAGTTCGCACCGTCGACCACCAGGGTGTGACCGGTGACGAAGCGGGCGTAAGGCGAGGCCAGGAAGGTCGCCGCCCAGCCCAGCTCGCGCGGCGCGCCGACCCGCAGCGCGGGCTGCCGGCCGTCCCTGTCATCCGGAGCGGCGGCGTCCAGCCCGCCCCGGATGTCCTCGGTCATGTCCGCGTGCGGGAACAGCCCGGGGACCAGGCCGTTGATCTGGATGCCGTACGGACCCCACTCGACGGCCAGCGTCTCCACGAGGTTCTTCACACCGGCCTTGGCGGCGGCGCTGTGGGCGAAGCCCGGGCCGCCGGTCCACGCGTACGAGGCGCCGATGTTCACGATCGAGCCGGGGGTGCCCGCCGCCAGGTGGCGGCGGGCGAACTCGCGGGTCATGAACCAGGTGCCGGTCAGGGTGATGTCGACCACCGCCCGCCACGCGTTCGGCGACAGGTCCTCCGCCGGACAGGGGAAGTTGGCGGCGGCGTTGTTGACCAGGACGTCCGGCGGACCGAACGCGGCCTCGGCCGCGTCGAAGACATCCGAGACCCGCTCCGGGTCCCGGATGTCGCAGACGGCGGCCGCCACCCGGCCCGCACCGGCAACGGCCGCCAACTCACCGCAAGCAGCGTCGAGTTGCACGGCGCGCCGACCGGCGATCACCACGTCGGCGCCGAGCCGGGCGAACTCGGCGGCGATGGCCTTGCCCAGCCCGGTGCCGCCGCCGGTCACCAGGACCACCCGCCCCGCGTAGGTCCCGGGGGGCAGGGCGGCGGCGCCGAGCGGCGGCGGCGCGGGCAGACCGCGCAGAGGGTTCTCCATGCGCCCATCGATAGCGTGTGGACGCCCAGATCACCATGCCCGGGGCAGGCCTACCGCGCGGGTGCGTACGCCTGCTTGCTCGCGCAGGTCCAGATGACCGGCTTGAGCCTGCCCTTCGCGTTCACGGCCGCTCCGCCGACCCGGTCGTCGTCGGTGACCGCGTCGGCCGTGCTCGGCGCGTCCTTGGCGAGCCGGGGCAGCGCGAGGACCGGGCCGGAGCCGGGCCACCACTGCGCCTGGTCCTGGAGGGTCATCGACTCCGGGTGGAACCTGGCCGTGCCGACGCTCACGTTCGTCGTCGCGCTGATCGCCTCGAAGGTGCCGTACGGGTGCGTGCTCAGGACGCCGGGGGAGGAGCCGGGGCCGGTGTGCGGGGGCGTCCAGACGAACGGCTTGTACTCGTGCCAGGGTCCCCGCCAGTCGTAGCCGACGATCCGACCGCTCTCGTCGATGTCCTGGACGTGGCTCGACTCCGGCGTGCCGCCGCCGCTGGGCGCCAGCGTGCGCGCCGGGCTTCCGTCCCCCGGCCACAGCACGGGGTGGCTGCCCCGGAGGTGCTCTCCGGTCTCGGGCACCTCGTAGTCCTGCTCGGACATGCCGAGGACGTCCCCGCGGCCGTTGATGCCGGTGACCATCTCGATGCGCGTGCCCGGGCCCGCGTCCGCCGGCACGGGAAGGTCCCGCACCTTCACGCCGTCCTTCCACACGACGCCGCCCGGCGTGCCCCGCGAGACGATGTACCCGGCGTCGTTGACGTCGGCCTCCATGTCGTACCCGTGGCCGCCGGGCAGCGTGGTGATCGCCGCGGCCCCCTTCCGGTACGAGAACAGCGAGGTTCCCGCGGCGTCGTGGAGCACGCCCACCATCAGGCCGTGCCGGTTGACGGCGAGCACCCGTCCGCCGGCGTTCGGGTCGGCGAGCGGCACCTTGTGGAGGGTGGTGCCCGTCCAGTACACGGGCTTGCCGCCGGACACGCCGACGCTGAGGTTCCCCGCCCCGAAGTCCAGCACCCCCTGCGTCTGAACGGAATCCGGGTAGTGGGTGTCGGGCGTCAGCGCGCCCAGGACCTGGATCTTCGGCGTGCACGGGGCGGCCGCGGCGGCCGGTCCGGCGGCCGTCACGAGGCCGGCCACGACCATGGCCGCCGCTGCCGCCGCCGTACCCCGTCTGATGCGCACGTTGTTCATCGGTGGAGTCCCCCTGGTGATGACGGTGTGGCGCCGCCGCGCACACGGCGGCGACAGGTGTCATGTCCCCTGTGACACCTGCTTGTTGATGCTATCTCCGAGGGCCGGTCCGTCGGCTGCCCTCGCGGGTACGGATCTCCGGGTGTGGGCCGAGCGGGACCCGGGTCCCCGGGGAGAGACCGGCGGAAGTGGTTCCCAGATCCACAAGCGACCGCTTAGTATGCCCGCGGAGCGTGGTTCCTCGACGGCGGCTGGAGGCCCCGGATGCAGGCATGGCGAGTACATACACCCGGCGAGCCCCGCGAGGCCATGCGCCTCGAAGAGGTTCCCGAACCGATTCCGGGCGAGGGCGAGGTGCGCCTCAGGGTGCTCGCCGCCAACGTCAACTTCCCCGACGCCCTGCTCGTCCGCGGGCAGTACCAGATCACGCCGCCGCTGCCCTTCACCCCGGGCGTGGAGATCTGCGGCGAGACCGAGGACGGGCGCCGCGTCATCGCCAACCCGAGCCTGCCCCACGGCGGCTTCGCCGAGTACGTCACCGCGCCCGCCCGCGCCCTGCTGCCCGCCCCGGACACCCTCGACGACGCCGAGGCCGCCGCCCTGCACATCGGCTACCAGACCGGCTGGTTCGGCCTGCACCGCAGGGCCCGCCTCCAGGCGGGGGAGACCCTGCTCGTCCACGCCGCCGCCGGTGGCGTCGGCAGCGCCGCCGTACAGCTCGGCAAGGCCGCCGGGGCCACCGTCATCGGCGTGGTCGGCGGCAAGGCGAAGGTCCGCACCGCCGAGGAACTGGGCTGCGACCTCGTGATCGACCGCACGGCCGAGGACCTCGTCTCCCGCGTCAAGGAATTCACCGGCGGACGCGGCGCCGACGTCGTCTACGACCCGGTCGGCGGCGACGCCTACACCGCCTCCACCAAGTGCGTGGCCTTCGAGGGACGGATCGTCGTCGTCGGCTTCGCGAGCGGAACGATCCCCACCCCCGCCCTCAACCACGCCCTGGTGAAGAACTACGCGGTCCTCGGCCTGCACTGGGGGCTCTACGCCATCAAGGAACCCGCCTCCATCCTCGCCTGCCACACCGAACTCACCCGACTGGCCGCCGAGGGCGCCATCGCCCCGCTCGTCAGCGAACGCGTCCCACTCGCCGACGCCGCCGACGCCGTGCAGCGCCTCGCCGACGGCGCCACCACCGGCCGCATCGTCGTGCTGCCCGCCCTGGACGGAGGCACCTCCCGATGACCACCGCCGACGAACTGCGCGTACGCGTGGCCGAGCTGCTCGCCGCGCATCCGCCCGCCGACACCCCCCGGGGCGACTTCCTGCGCGCCCGCTTCGACGCCGGGCTGGCCTGGGTCCACTACCCCGAAGGCCTCGGCGGCCTCGGAGCTCCCCGCTCCCTCCAAGTGCTCGTCGACAGCGAACTCGAAGCCGCCGGAGCCCCCGACAACGACCCGCGCCGGATCGGCATCGGCCTCGGCATGGCCGCCCCCACGATCCTCGCGTACGGCACCGAGGAGCAGAAACGCCGCTTCCTGCGCCCCCTGTGGGTGGGTGAGGAGGTCTGGTGCCAGCTCTTCAGCGAACCCGGCGCCGGCTCCGACCTCGCCGCGCTCGGGACCCGGGCGGTCCTCGACGAGGCCGCCGGCGAATGGGTGGTCGACGGCCAGAAGGTGTGGACCTCCAGCGCCCACACCGCCCGTTGGGCCATCCTGATCGCCCGCACCGACCCCGACCTGCCCAAGCACCAGGGCATCACCTACTTCCTCTGCGACATGCACGCCCCCGGCGTCGAGGTCCGGCCCCTGCGCCAGATCACCGGCGAGGCCGAGTTCAACGAGGTGTTCCTGACCGGCGTCCGCATCCCCGACGGCCACCGCCTCGGGGCCGTCGGCCAGGGGTGGGCCGTCGCCCGCACCACCCTCATGAACGAACGCGTCTCCATCGGCGGCATGCGGATCCCGCGCGAGGGCGGCATGATCGCCCCGGTCGCCGCCACCTGGCGCGAACGCCCCGACCTGCGCACCCACGACCTCCACCAAAGGCTCCTGGAACTGTGGGTCGAGGCCGAGGTCGCCCGCCTCACCGGCGAGCGACTGCGCCAACAACTCGTCGCCGGCCAACCCGGCCCCGAGGGCAGCGGCATGAAGCTCACCTTCGCCCGCCTCAACCAGGAGATCAGCGCCCTGGAAGTGGAACTCCTCGGCGAGGAAGGCCTGTTGTACGAGGACTGGACCATGCGCCGGCCCGAGATCGTCGACTTCACCGGCCGCGACGCCGGATACCGCTACCTGCGCGCCAAGGGCAACAGCATCGAGGGCGGCACCAGCGAAATCCTCCTCAACATCGTCGCCGAACGCGTCCTCGGCCTGCCCGCCGAACCGCGCGACGACAAGGAACTCGCCTGGAAGGACCTGGCCCGATGACCAGCCCGCGCGCCCCCTTCGACCTGCTCTACTCCGAGACCGAGGAAGAGCTGAGGTCCGCCGTACGCTCCCTGCTCGCCGACCGCTGCGCCCCCGCGAGCATCCTCGCGCGCGTCGAGACGGACCAGCCCCACGACCCGCGGACCTGGCAGACCCTCGCCGCCGGGATCGGCGCGGCCGGACTGCTGGTACCGGAGAAGCTCGGCGGTCAGGGCGCGAGCCACC
This region of Streptomyces sp. NBC_00513 genomic DNA includes:
- a CDS encoding SDR family oxidoreductase translates to MENPLRGLPAPPPLGAAALPPGTYAGRVVLVTGGGTGLGKAIAAEFARLGADVVIAGRRAVQLDAACGELAAVAGAGRVAAAVCDIRDPERVSDVFDAAEAAFGPPDVLVNNAAANFPCPAEDLSPNAWRAVVDITLTGTWFMTREFARRHLAAGTPGSIVNIGASYAWTGGPGFAHSAAAKAGVKNLVETLAVEWGPYGIQINGLVPGLFPHADMTEDIRGGLDAAAPDDRDGRQPALRVGAPRELGWAATFLASPYARFVTGHTLVVDGANWQRRSLVNPEVVSVRTQLGRGPFRP
- a CDS encoding NADPH:quinone oxidoreductase family protein, whose translation is MQAWRVHTPGEPREAMRLEEVPEPIPGEGEVRLRVLAANVNFPDALLVRGQYQITPPLPFTPGVEICGETEDGRRVIANPSLPHGGFAEYVTAPARALLPAPDTLDDAEAAALHIGYQTGWFGLHRRARLQAGETLLVHAAAGGVGSAAVQLGKAAGATVIGVVGGKAKVRTAEELGCDLVIDRTAEDLVSRVKEFTGGRGADVVYDPVGGDAYTASTKCVAFEGRIVVVGFASGTIPTPALNHALVKNYAVLGLHWGLYAIKEPASILACHTELTRLAAEGAIAPLVSERVPLADAADAVQRLADGATTGRIVVLPALDGGTSR
- a CDS encoding acyl-CoA dehydrogenase family protein is translated as MTTADELRVRVAELLAAHPPADTPRGDFLRARFDAGLAWVHYPEGLGGLGAPRSLQVLVDSELEAAGAPDNDPRRIGIGLGMAAPTILAYGTEEQKRRFLRPLWVGEEVWCQLFSEPGAGSDLAALGTRAVLDEAAGEWVVDGQKVWTSSAHTARWAILIARTDPDLPKHQGITYFLCDMHAPGVEVRPLRQITGEAEFNEVFLTGVRIPDGHRLGAVGQGWAVARTTLMNERVSIGGMRIPREGGMIAPVAATWRERPDLRTHDLHQRLLELWVEAEVARLTGERLRQQLVAGQPGPEGSGMKLTFARLNQEISALEVELLGEEGLLYEDWTMRRPEIVDFTGRDAGYRYLRAKGNSIEGGTSEILLNIVAERVLGLPAEPRDDKELAWKDLAR